TGCCGTATTGAGCATCGCCAATCATGGCTTGCATGGCGCCGATGTCTTGGTCGCGGTAGAGTTTGAGCATTTTTGCCAACTCATTTTCGCCACTCGGATTGTCCTCGGCCGTGCGCAAGCTTTCCACCAACATCTTGGCCTGCGTTTCGTAGGGGATGCTATCAAAAATCGCCATTTGATAGGTCGCCGTCTCCAAGCCGGCGGTCTCGAGCTTGCGGCGACGGGTCATGCGGTAGAGTTCCATCTCTACGGAAGTCATCCGGGTATTTGTTGCCGCGCCACTATCATCGTCGGAGGAGAAGAGTGTGCTGAGAAACATCGGTTTCATGCGCTCAAACATACCGCCCGGCAGCCCCTTTTCCTTCATTTTATCTTTAACATAGTCGTAGTCATCAGCAGGCAACAGGTCTTTTAGTGTCTTGCCGCCAGCCATGAATGCCTTGCTCATTAGACCGATTTGTGTCCGAAAATTGGTCATTTCTTTCATGTCTATCTCAAAAGCCACGCGCCTCACGTTGTCCAGCGCCTCGCGAGCAGCAGGTGGGAACTGAAATTCGCTTTTCGGAATGAGGTGAATGGTGCCGTAGAGGTAGGATGGTTTTTTAAGGCCGTTTCCGCTGATTTTCCAAACCAAGGACTTTTCGTCTGGAACGATTTTTTCAGGATGATAAACGGCTTTTTTGGAGGTGGCACAACCCACGCCGACTAGCGCCGGCAACAACCAAAACAGGTATTTTTTCATGTTTACTTTTTCAACGAATTTGCGCTGCCACTACTTTTAGGATGACCGAAATCGCTATTTGTTCAAAATCGCTGTCATCTGAAAAATCATGGCGAATCATGGTGTAAAACCGCCATTTCTCAAAAATGTTGGCGTTGCAAAGTTGAGGAAAAACAAGTCAGCATACAGAGAAAAACAAAAACAGCGCCTCTCGTTCGAGGCGCTGTCTCAAATTTTCCGGTCTCACGGATGTATCACTCTCTATTGATGAACGTATGCCTTGATTCAATAGGATTTGTCAGACGAACAAGATTGCTTTCCTTGATTTTGAGCAGATTGTGCTTTTTGCCATGCTCAAAACTTGACGGCGCGAGGCGTATTTCAAAAAGAAAAGGACTCGCAAGTATTTGACGATACCTACGAGTCCTGTCTGCTTGTTGGTTTTCGAGCGTGTTGGTTTCTTTTAATTTTCGTACCGCGCATTCCGAATTTTTGCTCCTCCATCCACTTTTACCTGACTGCCAGCGTCGTTAATGACGACGGCTTCTTCCTTGGCAAAGAGGCGTGCCTTCGAGCTGCCCGATGCCGTGATTTCCACGTTGCTGGCACGCCAGTTCACGGCCTCCAACGAGGCCCCATCGTTCAGGCTGACGTCCATTCGGCCCCCTTCTCCGACCAGCTCTAATGAGCATTTGCCACTGAGCGAAACATTGAGCAGATCGGCCACATCCAAATATGCCTTCACGCGGCTATTGCCCGTTATTGTGATGGATGCGTCGTCCTCTTCAAAGCCACGAATCACGATGTCGCCCGCGTTGTCTGCCACTATCGAGGTCATCACAGGCGACTCGATGAAAACCTTTACGCCTGATGTCCCTCTTTTTTTGCTTAGTGTCAATTTTCGACCTGTCCGAATTTTTTCGATGGCATCGGCAGGTCCCTCGAAGCGAATTTTGAATTCATCTCCTTTGCGCATCTCCGTCTCGAAATCGCCCTCTAGGATGAAATGTTCGTAGTATTCATCGCTGCTGCTGTAGTCGCGGTCTCCGAATTGGGGGCAACCTGTGCAGACCAGCCCCCGATGAGTCATGCGGAATACTTTTTCCGGCGAGCGGGAGATGTAGTTGCGCTCGTTGTCTTTGGAGTACTCGTCCAATTCAGCGGCGGAATGCCTGTATATTTTGTCATCGAACACGATGCTTTTGCCTACTGGCAATTCGATATTCAATCGGATGCGTTGCCCTCGCCATTTTTGGCCACTTGGTATGCCGAATGCTGTGGGTATTTTTAGGGTGTTGCCCACAATTTCGACCGGGAAAGAAATCTGTTCGGCATTGGAAGCTGCATCCCGGCTTGAGGAGCCTCTTGAGCGA
This genomic interval from Saprospiraceae bacterium contains the following:
- a CDS encoding TraB/GumN family protein: MKKYLFWLLPALVGVGCATSKKAVYHPEKIVPDEKSLVWKISGNGLKKPSYLYGTIHLIPKSEFQFPPAAREALDNVRRVAFEIDMKEMTNFRTQIGLMSKAFMAGGKTLKDLLPADDYDYVKDKMKEKGLPGGMFERMKPMFLSTLFSSDDDSGAATNTRMTSVEMELYRMTRRRKLETAGLETATYQMAIFDSIPYETQAKMLVESLRTAEDNPSGENELAKMLKLYRDQDIGAMQAMIGDAQYGMGGYEDILLKNRNHNWIPIMGRMMRETPTLFAVGAGHLGGEHGVVALLRREGYRVEVAPEE